A window from Longimicrobiaceae bacterium encodes these proteins:
- a CDS encoding copper oxidase: protein MTETEKQEPQIPSRSSRRDFLRVSALGLAVPALAACSTGAAEQSPPEAKKAAGGATAHAASDHSGGTTATHPRTPAEVRAAAEEMDRMHEEGIKPFPARTAKMGNQLLKPRLENGVKVYELTARKMQWETKPGHMVEGWAYNEQVPGPQIRVREGDRVRVVLKNELEQSTAVHFHGLELPNDQDGVPFITQPPVKPGETYTYEFTVPDGNAGSHMYHSHHNAAEQVGKGLLGAFVVEPKHPRPIETVDVDYVMILNDGFHGYTLNGKDFPATEPIVAKLGQKVRIRFMNEGMMIHPMHLHGMHMTVIDKDGWPQPAPWKCDTLNIAPGERWDVIVNCNNPGVWAFHCHILTHAESTHGMFGMVTALIVEK from the coding sequence ATGACCGAGACCGAGAAGCAGGAACCGCAGATCCCCAGTCGGTCCTCCCGCCGGGACTTCCTGCGCGTCTCCGCGCTGGGGCTCGCCGTGCCCGCCCTGGCCGCCTGCAGCACGGGCGCCGCGGAGCAGTCGCCTCCCGAGGCGAAGAAGGCCGCCGGAGGCGCCACCGCGCACGCGGCCAGCGACCACAGCGGCGGGACCACCGCCACCCACCCCAGGACCCCCGCCGAGGTCCGTGCCGCGGCCGAAGAGATGGACCGCATGCACGAGGAGGGGATCAAGCCATTCCCCGCCAGGACGGCGAAGATGGGGAACCAGCTCCTGAAGCCGCGCCTCGAGAACGGCGTGAAGGTCTACGAGCTGACCGCCCGGAAGATGCAGTGGGAGACCAAGCCCGGCCACATGGTGGAGGGGTGGGCCTACAACGAGCAGGTTCCCGGCCCGCAGATCCGCGTCCGGGAGGGCGACCGCGTGCGGGTGGTCCTGAAGAACGAGCTGGAGCAGTCCACCGCCGTGCACTTCCACGGGCTGGAGCTCCCCAACGACCAGGACGGCGTGCCCTTCATCACCCAGCCGCCGGTCAAGCCGGGCGAGACGTACACCTACGAGTTCACCGTCCCCGACGGGAACGCCGGCTCGCACATGTACCACTCGCACCACAACGCGGCGGAGCAGGTGGGGAAGGGGCTGCTGGGCGCCTTCGTCGTGGAGCCGAAGCACCCGCGTCCCATCGAGACGGTGGACGTGGACTACGTGATGATCCTCAACGACGGGTTCCACGGCTACACGCTGAACGGCAAGGACTTCCCCGCCACCGAGCCGATCGTGGCCAAGCTGGGCCAGAAGGTGCGCATCCGCTTCATGAACGAGGGGATGATGATCCACCCCATGCACCTGCACGGGATGCACATGACGGTGATCGACAAGGACGGCTGGCCGCAGCCGGCCCCCTGGAAGTGCGACACCCTCAACATCGCGCCCGGCGAGCGGTGGGACGTGATCGTCAACTGCAACAACCCGGGGGTGTGGGCGTTCCACTGCCACATCCTCACGCACGCCGAGTCGACGCACGGGATGTTCGGGATGGTGACCGCGCTGATCGTCGAGAAGTAA